A window of Phycodurus eques isolate BA_2022a chromosome 5, UOR_Pequ_1.1, whole genome shotgun sequence contains these coding sequences:
- the LOC133402536 gene encoding receptor-type tyrosine-protein phosphatase beta-like isoform X3, which yields MDALLFLLMPIFVTSASQSSTFSLSSRTRQGSKVTGSTLRSQTGPVVQHMTFGLTSPRRALMPVRPVSSVWSQTSKMPPPVTDTSLTSKTVGDVSADTPPTLGSAAAPPFFNGGTPASEPATAAYASTPATSRASLATSTSSSTPTATPHVSNVASLLSTSFPSMTASSPAPPTASTPASSLASTSASSPTTTPASRPTSPPASSPTSTPASSPNTTPASSPTSTHASSPTSTPASSSNTTSASSPTSPPASTSASSPTTTPTSRPTSPPASSPTPTPASSPNTTSASSPTSPPASTSASSPTTTPASRPTSPPASSPTSTPASSPTSTPASSPNTTSASSPTSPPASSPTSTPGSSPTSPPASSPTTTSASSPNSPPASSPNSPPASRTTSTPASSPTATPASSPTSPPASIPTSTPASIPTSTPASIPTFTPASRPTSPPASSPTSPPASRTTSTPASSPTATPASSPTSPPASSPTPTPASSPNTTSASSPTSPPASTSASSPTPTPASSPNTTSASSPTSPPASTSASSPTTTPASRPTSPPASSPTSTPASSPTSTPASSPNTTSASSPTSPPASTPASSPTSTPGSSPTSPPASSPTTTSASSPNSPPASSPNSPPASRTTSTPASSPTATPASSPTSPPASIPTSTPASIPTSTPASIPTFTPASRPTSPPASSPTSTPASSPTSPPATNPTTTSASRTTSPPASRTTSPPASIPTSTPASIPTFTPASRPTSPPASSPTSTPASSPTSPPATNPTTTSASRTTSPPASRTTSPPASMTTSTPASSPTATPASSFTSLPTTVTAFTPTSTAASSLTTTSASSSTSTPASSPTSTPASSPTSPPASRTTSPPAPSPNSTPASSPNSTPATSPTATPASSHTSTSPPASSPTPTPASSPTSPPASSPTTTSASSPTSPPASSPIATPASSFTSIATTVTAFSPTATPASSPTSPPASSPTSPPASSPTATPASSFTSLATTVTAFTATSTSASSPATTPAPLTVGMPPSTPSSTAASTPSTSSGATSADTAGRAGTRFTMTTSTASNRQSGPSCSVTFMQVKVGVNWVLLTFSSQHVCYNFTAAAATHSSNVSGGVSDCLPPTAPAAPNFTCAITQLQAGTVYRISVASAQRGPAGPAGQVAVRTVPDGVSALSAVSVSDGTALRLTWTPPSGYWEKYSVLLWNGSTVLANETIEKLSRSYVFSADVLGLIGGRIYAAEVTVHSGIMISTARCQGRLAPGPVLQLRVHWADDSAVHVQWRPPSGEWDGYTAVIRQARSDSAAARSLLPREATGCAFHELASGRLYTVTVTTSSGNLSSSTSVNAWTTPSQVTRLQVFNLGSTESLLVQWEQAGGDVDLYLVLLVHEGSVIKNQSVPADATSLNFRDLKPGAHYRVVVTTVREGRTSRQTVAEGSTVPAAVGEVTVSNNGRMDFLSVSWRPAFGEVDSYVVALRDRDKALHTLVVSKSSHQCVFSSLVSGRLYNISISTRSGTFQNHTSILGRTQPSKVQNPTATHGARDDFLRVYWRPASGDFDLYLVSIKHNNAVLQNQTVSRMRNECVFHGLVPGRLYTVVISTWSGTYEASTSTHGCTFPAAVRSLRVARRSSRELWVVWAAALGDVDHYEVQLLFNDMKVFPPLTLGGGVGECCVSSLTPGRLYKVLVSTFSGPNQRTRFIEGRTVPSQVKNIQVSNDGDSSSLTVSWTPGEGDVDGYTAVLYRQHQQLAARPVLKLHNRVVFGSLRPGQLYGVTVQAFSGDLSSNQTASGRTVPSAVTALLVENPAGTDGLRASWREATGVSDGYFLQLLDERGAVLANATPTGALARHTFHGLSPGRRYGVLVRTTSGEVQSLGVSARARTRPAAATQLSVKSDTGTGLALSWSRPAGDLDSYDILLYGADEVLLERRRTGPSGLDCWFGGLAPGSVYRMEVVTRSGPLSNRSAVWARTAPSAVTSLRAESGDACDQLRVLWRRGQGGVDGYRVSLSAPDGSLRAQERLGSDVMEFIFGDLTPGRLYRVDVLSLSGDLANGTGVHGRTAPRSPGSLLFRGVTNTSLEVTWTAPADCDYDDFDVRWTPPDRGFAVNPYESRRSASRILRGLFPGRLYNVSLRTVSGASRGGGGAAPSYSPPVQRSVRTKPSPVVGLRCRPHSSTSVSCSWAPPETDFDSYAVECAHEDSGSLVYSRRWDRRPAAYVIGLLEPHKRYDVRVKVISDGSASEPAHDNVVTMIDRPPVPPVNTRVDAASALASASSILFRFNCSWFSDVNGAVKFFSVVVTESEGEDSVLPEQRHPLPSYGDYMSNASIKSYQTSLFASGGAAEACGYDIAVGTGTDVLGGLCDRSPPQRDGRHFCDGPLKPTTAYRLSIRAFTRASDGVSAPLYADTFLSLPVRTAAGPASGAAGGIGAAVFVTVVMATLAALIVCRRHAQRKSVQESSSVNMCVRRERALPRGHLGVRG from the exons CCCAAAGTTCGACCTTCAGTCTTTCCTCAAGGACACGACAAGGCTCAAAGGTGACAGGGTCAACTTTAAGGTCACAGACAGGACCAGTGGTCCAACACATGACCTTTGGCCTTACGTCTCCGAGGCGGGCCCTGATGCCGGTGCGCCCGGTCTCGTCTGTTTGGTCGCAAACATCGAAGATGCCGCCGCCGGTTACAGACACGTCGCTCACGTCAAAGACGGTGGGCGATGTCTCCGCGGATACGCCGCCCACATTGGGGAGCGCCGCCGCTCCTCCCTTCTTCAATGGGGGCACGCCTGCCAGCGAACCTGCTACCGCCGCGTATGCCTCGACTCCTGCCACCAGTCGTGCCTCCCTTGCCACCtccacttcttcttcgactCCTACTGCCACCCCTCACGTCTCAAACGTAGCCTCTCTTCTCTCCACTTCCTTCCCTAGCATGACCGCCTCCAGTCCCGCCCCACCTACTGCCTCCACCCCTGCCTCCAGTTTAGCATCCACCTCTGCCTCCAGTCCCACCACCACCCCTGCCTCCAGGCCCACCTCACCTCCTGCCTctagtcccacctccacccctgCCTCCAGTCCCAACACCACCCCTGCctccagtcccacctccacccatGCCtcgagtcccacctccacccctgCCTCTAGTTCCAACACCACCTCTGCCTCCAGTCCCACCTCACCTCCTGCCTCTACCTCTGCCTCCAGTCCCACCACCACCCCTACCTCCAGGCCCACCTCACCTCCTGCCTCCagtcccacccccacccctgccTCCAGTCCCAACACCACCTCTGCCTCCAGTCCCACCTCACCTCCTGCCTCTACCTCTGCCTCCAGTCCCACCACCACCCCTGCCTCCAGGCCCACCTCACCTCCTGCctccagtcccacctccacccctgcctccagtcccacctccacccctgCCTCCAGTCCCAACACCACCTCTGCCTCCAGTCCCACCTCACCTCCTGCCTctagtcccacctccacccctgGCTCCAGTCCCACCTCACCTCCTGCCTCCAGTCCCACCACCACCTCTGCCTCCAGTCCTAACTCACCTCCTGCCTCCAGTCCCAACTCACCTCCTGcctccaggaccacctccaccCCTGCCTCCAGTCCCACCGCCACCCCTGCCTCCAGTCCCACCTCACCTCCTGCCTCCATTCCCACCTCCACCCCTGCCTCCATTCCCACCTCCACCCCTGCCTCCATTCCCACCTTCACCCCTGCCTCCCGTCCCACCTCACCTCCTGCCTCCAGTCCCACCTCACCTCCTGcctccaggaccacctccaccCCTGCCTCCAGTCCCACCGCCACCCCTGCCTCCAGTCCCACCTCACCTCCTGCCTCCagtcccacccccacccctgccTCCAGTCCCAACACCACCTCTGCCTCCAGTCCCACCTCACCTCCTGCCTCTACCTCTGCCTCCagtcccacccccacccctgccTCCAGTCCCAACACCACCTCTGCCTCCAGTCCCACCTCACCTCCTGCCTCTACCTCTGCCTCCAGTCCCACCACCACCCCTGCCTCCAGGCCCACCTCACCTCCTGCctccagtcccacctccacccctgcctccagtcccacctccacccctgCCTCCAGTCCCAACACCACCTCTGCCTCCAGTCCCACCTCACCTCCTGCCTCCACCCCTGCCTctagtcccacctccacccctgGCTCCAGTCCCACCTCACCTCCTGCCTCCAGTCCCACCACCACCTCTGCCTCCAGTCCTAACTCACCTCCTGCCTCCAGTCCCAACTCACCTCCTGcctccaggaccacctccaccCCTGCCTCCAGTCCCACCGCCACCCCTGCCTCCAGTCCCACCTCACCTCCTGCCTCCATTCCCACCTCCACCCCTGCCTCCATTCCCACCTCCACCCCTGCCTCCATTCCCACCTTCACCCCTGCCTCCCGTCCCACCTCACCTCCTGCctccagtcccacctccacccctgCCTCCAGTCCCACCTCACCTCCTGCCACCAATCCCACCACCACCTCTGCCTCCAGGACCACCTCACCTCCTGCCTCCAGGACCACCTCACCTCCTGCCTCCATTCCCACCTCCACCCCTGCCTCCATTCCCACCTTCACCCCTGCCTCCCGTCCCACCTCACCTCCTGCctccagtcccacctccacccctgCCTCCAGTCCCACCTCACCTCCTGCCACCAATCCCACCACCACCTCTGCCTCCAGGACCACCTCACCTCCTGCCTCCAGGACCACCTCACCTCCTGCCTCCATGACTACCTCCACCCCTGCTTCCAGTCCCACCGCCACCCCTGCTTCCAGTTTCACCTCCCTTCCCACCACCGTGACTGCCTTTACGCCCACCAGCACCGCTGCCTCCAGTCTCACCACCACCTCTGCCTCCAGTTCCACCTCCACCCCTGCctccagtcccacctccacccctgCCTCCAGTCCCACCTCACCTCCTGCCTCCAGGACCACCTCACCTCCTGCCCCCAGTCCCAACTCCACCCCTGCCTCCAGTCCCAACTCCACCCCTGCCACCAGTCCCACCGCCACCCCTGCCTCCAGTCACACCTCCACCTCACCCCCTGCCTCCagtcccacccccacccctgcTTCCAGTCCCACCTCACCTCCTGCCTCCAGTCCCACCACCACCTCTGCCTCCAGTCCCACCTCACCCCCTGCCTCCAGTCCCATCGCCACCCCTGCTTCCAGTTTCACCTCCATTGCCACCACCGTGACTGCCTTTTCGCCCACCGCCACCCCTGCTTCCAGTCCCACCTCACCTCCTGCCTCCAGTCCCACCTCACCTCCTGCCTCCAGTCCCACCGCCACCCCTGCTTCCAGTTTTACCTCCCTTGCCACCACCGTGACTGCCTTTACGGCCACCAGCACCTCTGCCTCCAGTCCCGCCACCACTCCTGCCCCCCTTACCGTTGGCATGCCCCCCTCCACTCCTTCCTCGACCGCCGCCTCCACGCCTTCGACATCATCCGGAGCCACGTCCGCAGACACAGCAGGCCGTGCGGGAACAAGGTTCACCATGACAACGAGCACTGCCAGCAACCGGCAA AGTGGGCCGAGCTGCTCGGTGACCTTTATGCAGGTGAAGGTCGGCGTGAATTGGGTGCTGCTGACCTTCAGCTCCCAACATGTCTGCTACAACTTCACAGCGGCGGCGGCCACGCACAGCAGCAATGTTAGCGGCGGCGTCAGCGATTGTCTACCGCCGACGGCGCCGGCCGCTCCAAACTTTACCTGCGCCATCACACAGCTGCAGGCGGGAACCGTGTACCGCATCAGCGTGGCCTCGGCCCAACGCGGACCGGCGGGACCGGCGGGACAAGTGGCAGTGCGAACAG TTCCTGATGGGGTGTCGGCGTTGTCCGCCGTGTCGGTTTCTGATGGCACAGCGTTACGTCTCACCTGGACGCCTCCCAGTGGCTACTGGGAGAAATACAGCGTGCTTCTGTGGAACGGCTCCACAGTTCTGGCCAATGAAACCATCGAGAAGCTGAGCCGGAGCTATGTGTTCTCTGCCGACGTCTTGGGCCTGATAGGGGGTCGGATCTACGCTGCGGAGGTTACGGTGCACAGCGGGATCATGATCAGCACGGCGCGCTGTCAAGGACGACTCG CCCCCGGGCCCGTCCTGCAGCTTCGCGTCCATTGGGCCGACGACTCTGCCGTCCATGTCCAATGGCGCCCCCCGTCAGGTGAGTGGGACGGCTACACGGCAGTCATCCGACAGGCCCGGTCCGACTCGGCCGCGGCCCGGAGCCTCTTACCCCGGGAGGCCACGGGGTGCGCCTTCCACGAGCTCGCCTCGGGGCGCCTTTACACCGTCACCGTGACGACCAGCAGTGGCAACCTGAGTAGCTCCACCTCGGTCAACGCATGGACCA CTCCATCTCAGGTCACCAGGCTGCAGGTTTTTAATTTGGGAAGCACAGAGAGTCTTCTGGTACAGTGGGAGCAGGCCGGCGGGGACGTGGACTTATACTTGGTCCTGCTGGTACACGAGGGCAGCGTGATCAAGAACCAGAGCGTCCCGGCCGACGCCACCAGCCTGAACTTCCGTGACCTGAAGCCCGGCGCCCACTACAGGGTGGTGGTGACGACGGTCCGAGAGGGGCGCACGTCCAGGCAGACGGTGGCTGAGGGGAGCACCG tACCCGCTGCTGTTGGTGAGGTAACTGTCAGTAATAACGGGCGCATGGACTTCCTCAGCGTGTCGTGGCGTCCCGCTTTTGGGGAGGTGGACAGTTACGTGGTGGCCCTGAGGGACCGAGACAAGGCGCTTCACACGCTGGTCGTCTCCAAATCCAGTCACCAGTGCGTTTTTAGCTCCCTGGTTTCAGGACGCCTCTACAACATCTCCATAAGCACTCGCAGCGGAACTTTCCAGAACCACACCTCCATCCTGGGGAGGACAC AACCGTCGAAGGTTCAGAACCCCACGGCGACACACGGCGCCCGTGACGACTTCCTGAGGGTGTATTGGCGACCCGCCTCCGGAGACTTTGACCTGTACCTCGTGTCCATCAAGCACAACAACGCCGTGCTGCAGAACCAGACTGTATCCAGGATGCGGAACGAATGTGTCTTTCACGGCCTGGTCCCGGGTCGACTCTACACAGTGGTGATCAGCACCTGGAGCGGCACCTACGAGGCCAGCACCTCCACCCATGGTTGCACCT TCCCGGCGGCGGTGCGCTCCTTACGTGTCGCCCGTCGGTCCTCGCGGGAGCTTTGGGTGGTGTGGGCGGCGGCCCTGGGCGATGTGGACCACTACGAGGTGCAGCTGCTATTCAACGACATGAAGGTGTTCCCTCCGCTCACCCTGGGCGGTGGCGTGGGCGAGTGCTGCGTGAGCTCGCTCACACCCGGGCGCCTCTACAAGGTCTTGGTGTCCACCTTCAGCGGACCCAACCAGAGGACCCGGTTCATCGAGGGCCGCACGG TTCCCAGCCAGGTGAAGAACATCCAGGTGAGTAACGACGGCGACAGCAGCAGTTTGACGGTGAGCTGGACGCCGGGCGAGGGCGACGTGGACGGATACACGGCGGTTCTGTACAGGCAGCATCAGCAGCTGGCCGCGCGGCCTGTCCTCAAACTCCACAATCGGGTCGTGTTCGGCTCGCTGCGGCCAGGTCAGCTGTACGGCGTGACGGTTCAGGCGTTCAGCGGCGACCTCTCCAGCAACCAAACAGCCAGCGGACGCACAG TCCCGTCGGCGGTAACGGCGCTGCTCGTGGAGAATCCGGCCGGGACCGACGGGCTGCGGGCGAGCTGGCGGGAAGCGACGGGCGTGTCCGACGgctacttcctgcagcttctggaCGAGCGAGGCGCCGTCCTCGCCAACGCCACGCCGACCGGCGCCCTCGCACGGCACACCTTTCACGGTCTCAGCCCGGGAAGGCGCTACGGCGTCCTGGTCCGGACCACTAGCGGCGAAGTCCAAAGCCTCGGGGTCAGCGCCCGGGCTCGCACAC GTCCCgcggccgccacccagctgTCCGTCAAAAGCGACACCGGCACCGGTCTGGCCTTGAGCTGGTCCCGGCCGGCGGGCGACTTGGACTCGTACGACATTCTCCTGTACGGCGCCGACGAGGTCCTGCTGGAGCGGCGCCGGACCGGGCCGTCCGGCCTGGACTGCTGGTTCGGAGGACTCGCACCCGGTTCCGTCTACCGGATGGAGGTCGTCACGCGCAGCGGACCTTTGAGCAACCGCTCCGCCGTTTGGGCCAGGACAG CTCCGTCCGCCGTCACGTCTCTGCGTGCCGAGAGCGGCGACGCTTGTGACCAGCTGCGGGTGTTGTGGCGGCGGGGCCAGGGCGGCGTGGACGGCTACCGGGTGTCGCTGTCCGCCCCCGACGGCTCGCTGCGAGCGCAGGAGCGGCTGGGATCGGACGTCATGGAGTTCATTTTCGGCGACCTGACGCCGGGCCGGCTTTACCGCGTCGACGTCCTGAGCCTCAGCGGCGATCTCGCGAACGGCACCGGCGTGCACGGGAGGACAG CTCCCAGATCGCCGGGCTCCTTGCTATTCCGAGGGGTGACCAACACGTCCCTGGAGGTCACCTGGACCGCCCCCGCGGACTGCGACTACGACGACTTTGACGTGCGCTGGACGCCTCCCGACCGCGGTTTCGCGGTCAACCCGTACGAGAGTCGCCGGTCCGCCAGTCGCATCCTGAGAGGCTTGTTCCCCGGACGCCTCTACAACGTCAGCCTGCGCACAGTCAGCGGAGCCTCgcggggcgggggcggggccgCGCCCTCCTACAGCCCGCCCGTCCAGCGCAGCGTTCGCACCA AGCCGTCGCCAGTCGTGGGCCTCCGCTGCCGCCCCCACAGCTCCACGTCCGTTTCCTGCTCCTGGGCGCCCCCGGAGACCGACTTTGACTCCTACGCTGTGGAGTGCGCACATGAGGACTCGGGGAGTCTGGTCTACTCGCGCCGCTGGGACCGGCGCCCGGCCGCCTACGTGATCGGCCTGCTGGAGCCTCACAAGCGCTACGACGTGAGGGTGAAAGTCATCTCGGACGGCAGCGCCAGCGAACCGGCGCATGACAACGTGGTCACCATGATCGACC GTCCTCCGGTGCCACCCGTCAACACGCGAGTGGACGCCGCATCGGCGCTGGCGAGCGCGTCGTCCATCTTGTTCCGCTTCAACTGCAGCTGGTTCAGCGACGTCAACGGCGCCGTCAAATTCTTCAGCGTCGTCGTCACCGAGTCCGAAG GTGAGGACAGCGTTTTGCCGGAGCAGCGCCACCCTCTGCCCTCGTATGGCGACTATATGTCCAACGCGTCCATCAAGTCCTACCAGACGTCTTTGTTCGCCAGCGGGGGCGCCGCCGAGGCGTGCGGCTACGACATCGCTGTGGGGACGGGTACGGACGTTCTGGGGGGGTTGTGCGACCGCTCACCCCCGCAGCGCGACGGACGACACTTCTGTGACGGACCCCTCAAACCCACGACCGCTTACAG GCTGAGCATCCGAGCGTTCACGCGAGCGTCCGACGGCGTTTCTGCGCCGCTGTACGCCGACACCTTCCTGTCGCTGCCCGTGCGAACCGCCGCAG GCCCCGCGAGCGGCGCGGCGGGAGGAATCGGTGCTGCCGTCTTCGTGACGGTCGTCATGGCGACGCTGGCGGCGCTGATCGTCTGCAGACGACATGCGCAACGCAAATC TGTGCAGGAGAGTTCCTCAGTCAACATGTGTGTGAGAAGAGAGCGAGCTTTGCCAAGAGGTCACCTGGGGGTCAGAGGGTGA